The Linepithema humile isolate Giens D197 chromosome 2, Lhum_UNIL_v1.0, whole genome shotgun sequence genome has a segment encoding these proteins:
- the LOC105667610 gene encoding uncharacterized protein isoform X1: MEYPFKKIPYVVVKFNGEEETVAVVPFSWISEDKLSCKWPPKKFSTEKITRLIMGLSKPTSEFNNYPVTVMYAYDKYHSARRACKLAEDNSNLDTAAGETDLEGPRKKRKTKRLYDSEESDESPQVIKKKLSRITNSDSDEDEISNVQKIKETVRTLVQKKKNYPALQHQTSFLSLKHSSKNRIVKLAKQPTNTNVSCSQVSNQNLTYLFRNEVDSAIDSSAIDSSEIDSSVVTKDIALSTDSLSINSSSISDRDEFSNTSVLTQNTLFENDSNDGIILPKAGILKTDCDTSKKTLCAKTLLSQTSIPTMNGQLFIFVYYMNAIFLNCNSFNYHFLKNYNNLDKKCEILLQVLIEQIEEVSGKLDHVNMSLTRVYAKLLPEDPAPIKPKDLPNLPLKNEEAFYAFDNFLKNDDNFLATIDYFVLLMPTGKTKETIPVGKLLAKIFLNSLARIVNYSGSGSVKIKLQDTNILTAIQCAIVKKIPSCNITHVQSKISRWFSTSNQRKMNTVDMI; this comes from the exons tatgttgttgtaaaatttaatggaGAAGAAGAAACTGTGGCAGTTGTGCCCTTTTCATGGATTAGTGAAGATAAATTATCGTGCAAATGGCCGCCTAAGAAATTCTCtactgaaaaaattacaagattaaTTATGGGTTTGTCAAAACCTACCtctgaatttaataattatccaGTCACAGTTATGTATGCATATG ataaatatcaCAGTGCCCGCAGAGCATGTAAATTAGCTGAAGATAATAGTAATCTTGACACTGCAGCAGGAGAGACTGATTTGGAAGGGCCTAGAAAAAAACGTAAGACAAAACGTTTGTACGATTCAGAGGAGTCTGATGAATCTCCacaagtaataaaaaagaaattaagcAGAATTACGAATTCTGATAGTGATGAGGATGAAATATCAaacgtacaaaaaattaaagagacaGTTAGGACTCTTgtacagaagaaaaaaaattaccctGCCCTTCAGCATCAAACAagctttctttctttaaaacacTCATCGAAGAACAGAATTGTTAAATTAGCGAAGCAGCCTACTAATACAAATGTTTCATGTTCTC aaGTGAGCAATCagaatttaacatatttatttagaaatg AAGTCGATAGTGCAATAGATTCCAGTGCAATTGATTCCAGTGAAATAGATTCTAGTGTTGTTACAAAAGATATTGCATTATCTACTGATTCATTGTCTATTAATTCATCTTCTATAAGTGACAGAGATGAGTTTTCTAACACAAGTGTATTAACACAAAACACATTGTTTGAGAATG attcaAATGATGGAATTATTTTACCTAAGGCTGGAATTCTTAAAACTGATTGCGATACTTCTAAAAAAACTTTGTGCGCTAAGACATTATTATCTCAGACATCTATACCAACAATGAATGgtcagttatttattttcgtttaCTACATGAacgctatatttttaaactgtaattcttttaattatcattttttgaaaaattataacaatttagataaaaaatgtgaaattttgcTACAAGTTTTAATAGAGCAAATAGAGGAAGTAAGTGGAAAATTAGATCATGTTAATATGTCACTTACAAGAgtatatgcaaaattattgccTGAGGATCCAGCACCCATAAAACCTAAAGATTTACCTAATTTACCCCTTAAAAATGAAGAGGCCTTTTAtgcttttgataattttttgaaaaatgatgaTAATTTTCTTGCAACG ATTGACTATTTTGTTCTTTTGATGCCGACTGGAAAAACTAAGGAAACAATACCTGTAGGAAAATTACTAgctaaaatattcttaaattcaCTTGCaagaattgttaattattcagGTTCTGggtctgtaaaaataaaactccaAGACACGAACATTCTCACAGCTattcaat gtGCTATTGTTAAAAAGATTCCGTCGTGTAATATTACACATGTTCAATCAAAAATTTCACGTTGGTTCAGTACAAGTAAccaaagaaaaatgaatacagttgatatgatttaa
- the LOC136998199 gene encoding uncharacterized protein encodes MANNEDIIKKTCTNNHKNIKKEFKMTLKGRQIIKPKKLLTTLSDEKGKRKKRLMKQKCTNIHEELHDLRQSCSVEPNILKDIITSTSNMQKSNQQYDVISEKPHEVNNVLSRSMSMDNSLLHKNSNQWVQYGTNHALPACNSWNNNICNNENISIKNRCITYNIDEIPVVLNDDLQKSEAISEDKTQSEIVKLLRQVIKQNLELLSDIKVLKRHHTLTMQNNLYKRPDGFPLKTIEEFENLEADIDRLQELVSNMHFSINM; translated from the exons ATGGCTAACAATgaagatataattaagaaaacttGTACAAACAATCATAAAAACataaagaaagaatttaaaatgaCTTTAAAAGGAAGGCAAATAATTAAaccaaagaaattattaacgaCTTTATCGGATGAAaaagggaaaagaaaaaaaagacttatgaaacaaaaatgtacaaatatacatGAGGAACTGCACGATCTTCGACAATCATGTTCAGTCGaaccaaatattttaaaagatattattactTCTACAAGCAACATGCAGAAATCAAATCAACAATATGATGTAATATCAGAAAAACCTCATGAGGTTAATAACGTTTTATCACGTAGCATGAGCATGGATAATAGTCTACTACATAAGAACTCAAATCAATGGGTTCAATACGGTACCAATCATGCATTGCCTGCGTGTAATTCTTGGAATAACAATATctgtaataatgaaaatataagcATCAAAAACAGATGTATCACATATAACATTGATGAAATACCAGTTGTCTTAAACGATGACTTGCAAAAATCTG AAGCAATATCCGAAGATAAAACTCAAAGTGAAATTGTCAAACTTCTGag GCAAGTGATAAAGcaaaatttggaattattatcagacataaaagttttaaaaagacaTCACACGTTGACGATGCAAAACAACTTATATAAAAGACCCGAtggttttccattaaaaacgattgaagaatttgaaaatttagaagCTGATATAGACCGTCTGCAAGAATTGGTAAGTAATatgcatttttcaataaacatgtaa
- the LOC105667610 gene encoding uncharacterized protein isoform X2, whose product MNKPYVVVKFNGEEETVAVVPFSWISEDKLSCKWPPKKFSTEKITRLIMGLSKPTSEFNNYPVTVMYAYDKYHSARRACKLAEDNSNLDTAAGETDLEGPRKKRKTKRLYDSEESDESPQVIKKKLSRITNSDSDEDEISNVQKIKETVRTLVQKKKNYPALQHQTSFLSLKHSSKNRIVKLAKQPTNTNVSCSQVSNQNLTYLFRNEVDSAIDSSAIDSSEIDSSVVTKDIALSTDSLSINSSSISDRDEFSNTSVLTQNTLFENDSNDGIILPKAGILKTDCDTSKKTLCAKTLLSQTSIPTMNGQLFIFVYYMNAIFLNCNSFNYHFLKNYNNLDKKCEILLQVLIEQIEEVSGKLDHVNMSLTRVYAKLLPEDPAPIKPKDLPNLPLKNEEAFYAFDNFLKNDDNFLATIDYFVLLMPTGKTKETIPVGKLLAKIFLNSLARIVNYSGSGSVKIKLQDTNILTAIQCAIVKKIPSCNITHVQSKISRWFSTSNQRKMNTVDMI is encoded by the exons tatgttgttgtaaaatttaatggaGAAGAAGAAACTGTGGCAGTTGTGCCCTTTTCATGGATTAGTGAAGATAAATTATCGTGCAAATGGCCGCCTAAGAAATTCTCtactgaaaaaattacaagattaaTTATGGGTTTGTCAAAACCTACCtctgaatttaataattatccaGTCACAGTTATGTATGCATATG ataaatatcaCAGTGCCCGCAGAGCATGTAAATTAGCTGAAGATAATAGTAATCTTGACACTGCAGCAGGAGAGACTGATTTGGAAGGGCCTAGAAAAAAACGTAAGACAAAACGTTTGTACGATTCAGAGGAGTCTGATGAATCTCCacaagtaataaaaaagaaattaagcAGAATTACGAATTCTGATAGTGATGAGGATGAAATATCAaacgtacaaaaaattaaagagacaGTTAGGACTCTTgtacagaagaaaaaaaattaccctGCCCTTCAGCATCAAACAagctttctttctttaaaacacTCATCGAAGAACAGAATTGTTAAATTAGCGAAGCAGCCTACTAATACAAATGTTTCATGTTCTC aaGTGAGCAATCagaatttaacatatttatttagaaatg AAGTCGATAGTGCAATAGATTCCAGTGCAATTGATTCCAGTGAAATAGATTCTAGTGTTGTTACAAAAGATATTGCATTATCTACTGATTCATTGTCTATTAATTCATCTTCTATAAGTGACAGAGATGAGTTTTCTAACACAAGTGTATTAACACAAAACACATTGTTTGAGAATG attcaAATGATGGAATTATTTTACCTAAGGCTGGAATTCTTAAAACTGATTGCGATACTTCTAAAAAAACTTTGTGCGCTAAGACATTATTATCTCAGACATCTATACCAACAATGAATGgtcagttatttattttcgtttaCTACATGAacgctatatttttaaactgtaattcttttaattatcattttttgaaaaattataacaatttagataaaaaatgtgaaattttgcTACAAGTTTTAATAGAGCAAATAGAGGAAGTAAGTGGAAAATTAGATCATGTTAATATGTCACTTACAAGAgtatatgcaaaattattgccTGAGGATCCAGCACCCATAAAACCTAAAGATTTACCTAATTTACCCCTTAAAAATGAAGAGGCCTTTTAtgcttttgataattttttgaaaaatgatgaTAATTTTCTTGCAACG ATTGACTATTTTGTTCTTTTGATGCCGACTGGAAAAACTAAGGAAACAATACCTGTAGGAAAATTACTAgctaaaatattcttaaattcaCTTGCaagaattgttaattattcagGTTCTGggtctgtaaaaataaaactccaAGACACGAACATTCTCACAGCTattcaat gtGCTATTGTTAAAAAGATTCCGTCGTGTAATATTACACATGTTCAATCAAAAATTTCACGTTGGTTCAGTACAAGTAAccaaagaaaaatgaatacagttgatatgatttaa
- the LOC105667610 gene encoding uncharacterized protein isoform X5 — protein sequence MKLLSIFLKNSIANLEVWGIVIVEQSGKYVVVKFNGEEETVAVVPFSWISEDKLSCKWPPKKFSTEKITRLIMGLSKPTSEFNNYPVTVMYAYDKYHSARRACKLAEDNSNLDTAAGETDLEGPRKKRKTKRLYDSEESDESPQVIKKKLSRITNSDSDEDEISNVQKIKETVRTLVQKKKNYPALQHQTSFLSLKHSSKNRIVKLAKQPTNTNVSCSQVSNQNLTYLFRNEVDSAIDSSAIDSSEIDSSVVTKDIALSTDSLSINSSSISDRDEFSNTSVLTQNTLFENDSNDGIILPKAGILKTDCDTSKKTLCAKTLLSQTSIPTMND from the exons tatgttgttgtaaaatttaatggaGAAGAAGAAACTGTGGCAGTTGTGCCCTTTTCATGGATTAGTGAAGATAAATTATCGTGCAAATGGCCGCCTAAGAAATTCTCtactgaaaaaattacaagattaaTTATGGGTTTGTCAAAACCTACCtctgaatttaataattatccaGTCACAGTTATGTATGCATATG ataaatatcaCAGTGCCCGCAGAGCATGTAAATTAGCTGAAGATAATAGTAATCTTGACACTGCAGCAGGAGAGACTGATTTGGAAGGGCCTAGAAAAAAACGTAAGACAAAACGTTTGTACGATTCAGAGGAGTCTGATGAATCTCCacaagtaataaaaaagaaattaagcAGAATTACGAATTCTGATAGTGATGAGGATGAAATATCAaacgtacaaaaaattaaagagacaGTTAGGACTCTTgtacagaagaaaaaaaattaccctGCCCTTCAGCATCAAACAagctttctttctttaaaacacTCATCGAAGAACAGAATTGTTAAATTAGCGAAGCAGCCTACTAATACAAATGTTTCATGTTCTC aaGTGAGCAATCagaatttaacatatttatttagaaatg AAGTCGATAGTGCAATAGATTCCAGTGCAATTGATTCCAGTGAAATAGATTCTAGTGTTGTTACAAAAGATATTGCATTATCTACTGATTCATTGTCTATTAATTCATCTTCTATAAGTGACAGAGATGAGTTTTCTAACACAAGTGTATTAACACAAAACACATTGTTTGAGAATG attcaAATGATGGAATTATTTTACCTAAGGCTGGAATTCTTAAAACTGATTGCGATACTTCTAAAAAAACTTTGTGCGCTAAGACATTATTATCTCAGACATCTATACCAACAATGAATG ATTGA
- the LOC105667610 gene encoding uncharacterized protein isoform X4 — MGLSKPTSEFNNYPVTVMYAYDKYHSARRACKLAEDNSNLDTAAGETDLEGPRKKRKTKRLYDSEESDESPQVIKKKLSRITNSDSDEDEISNVQKIKETVRTLVQKKKNYPALQHQTSFLSLKHSSKNRIVKLAKQPTNTNVSCSQVSNQNLTYLFRNEVDSAIDSSAIDSSEIDSSVVTKDIALSTDSLSINSSSISDRDEFSNTSVLTQNTLFENDSNDGIILPKAGILKTDCDTSKKTLCAKTLLSQTSIPTMNGQLFIFVYYMNAIFLNCNSFNYHFLKNYNNLDKKCEILLQVLIEQIEEVSGKLDHVNMSLTRVYAKLLPEDPAPIKPKDLPNLPLKNEEAFYAFDNFLKNDDNFLATIDYFVLLMPTGKTKETIPVGKLLAKIFLNSLARIVNYSGSGSVKIKLQDTNILTAIQCAIVKKIPSCNITHVQSKISRWFSTSNQRKMNTVDMI, encoded by the exons ATGGGTTTGTCAAAACCTACCtctgaatttaataattatccaGTCACAGTTATGTATGCATATG ataaatatcaCAGTGCCCGCAGAGCATGTAAATTAGCTGAAGATAATAGTAATCTTGACACTGCAGCAGGAGAGACTGATTTGGAAGGGCCTAGAAAAAAACGTAAGACAAAACGTTTGTACGATTCAGAGGAGTCTGATGAATCTCCacaagtaataaaaaagaaattaagcAGAATTACGAATTCTGATAGTGATGAGGATGAAATATCAaacgtacaaaaaattaaagagacaGTTAGGACTCTTgtacagaagaaaaaaaattaccctGCCCTTCAGCATCAAACAagctttctttctttaaaacacTCATCGAAGAACAGAATTGTTAAATTAGCGAAGCAGCCTACTAATACAAATGTTTCATGTTCTC aaGTGAGCAATCagaatttaacatatttatttagaaatg AAGTCGATAGTGCAATAGATTCCAGTGCAATTGATTCCAGTGAAATAGATTCTAGTGTTGTTACAAAAGATATTGCATTATCTACTGATTCATTGTCTATTAATTCATCTTCTATAAGTGACAGAGATGAGTTTTCTAACACAAGTGTATTAACACAAAACACATTGTTTGAGAATG attcaAATGATGGAATTATTTTACCTAAGGCTGGAATTCTTAAAACTGATTGCGATACTTCTAAAAAAACTTTGTGCGCTAAGACATTATTATCTCAGACATCTATACCAACAATGAATGgtcagttatttattttcgtttaCTACATGAacgctatatttttaaactgtaattcttttaattatcattttttgaaaaattataacaatttagataaaaaatgtgaaattttgcTACAAGTTTTAATAGAGCAAATAGAGGAAGTAAGTGGAAAATTAGATCATGTTAATATGTCACTTACAAGAgtatatgcaaaattattgccTGAGGATCCAGCACCCATAAAACCTAAAGATTTACCTAATTTACCCCTTAAAAATGAAGAGGCCTTTTAtgcttttgataattttttgaaaaatgatgaTAATTTTCTTGCAACG ATTGACTATTTTGTTCTTTTGATGCCGACTGGAAAAACTAAGGAAACAATACCTGTAGGAAAATTACTAgctaaaatattcttaaattcaCTTGCaagaattgttaattattcagGTTCTGggtctgtaaaaataaaactccaAGACACGAACATTCTCACAGCTattcaat gtGCTATTGTTAAAAAGATTCCGTCGTGTAATATTACACATGTTCAATCAAAAATTTCACGTTGGTTCAGTACAAGTAAccaaagaaaaatgaatacagttgatatgatttaa
- the LOC105667610 gene encoding uncharacterized protein isoform X3 yields MKLLSIFLKNSIANLEVWGIVIVEQSGKYVVVKFNGEEETVAVVPFSWISEDKLSCKWPPKKFSTEKITRLIMGLSKPTSEFNNYPVTVMYAYDKYHSARRACKLAEDNSNLDTAAGETDLEGPRKKRKTKRLYDSEESDESPQVIKKKLSRITNSDSDEDEISNVQKIKETVRTLVQKKKNYPALQHQTSFLSLKHSSKNRIVKLAKQPTNTNVSCSQVSNQNLTYLFRNEVDSAIDSSAIDSSEIDSSVVTKDIALSTDSLSINSSSISDRDEFSNTSVLTQNTLFENDSNDGIILPKAGILKTDCDTSKKTLCAKTLLSQTSIPTMNDKKCEILLQVLIEQIEEVSGKLDHVNMSLTRVYAKLLPEDPAPIKPKDLPNLPLKNEEAFYAFDNFLKNDDNFLATIDYFVLLMPTGKTKETIPVGKLLAKIFLNSLARIVNYSGSGSVKIKLQDTNILTAIQCAIVKKIPSCNITHVQSKISRWFSTSNQRKMNTVDMI; encoded by the exons tatgttgttgtaaaatttaatggaGAAGAAGAAACTGTGGCAGTTGTGCCCTTTTCATGGATTAGTGAAGATAAATTATCGTGCAAATGGCCGCCTAAGAAATTCTCtactgaaaaaattacaagattaaTTATGGGTTTGTCAAAACCTACCtctgaatttaataattatccaGTCACAGTTATGTATGCATATG ataaatatcaCAGTGCCCGCAGAGCATGTAAATTAGCTGAAGATAATAGTAATCTTGACACTGCAGCAGGAGAGACTGATTTGGAAGGGCCTAGAAAAAAACGTAAGACAAAACGTTTGTACGATTCAGAGGAGTCTGATGAATCTCCacaagtaataaaaaagaaattaagcAGAATTACGAATTCTGATAGTGATGAGGATGAAATATCAaacgtacaaaaaattaaagagacaGTTAGGACTCTTgtacagaagaaaaaaaattaccctGCCCTTCAGCATCAAACAagctttctttctttaaaacacTCATCGAAGAACAGAATTGTTAAATTAGCGAAGCAGCCTACTAATACAAATGTTTCATGTTCTC aaGTGAGCAATCagaatttaacatatttatttagaaatg AAGTCGATAGTGCAATAGATTCCAGTGCAATTGATTCCAGTGAAATAGATTCTAGTGTTGTTACAAAAGATATTGCATTATCTACTGATTCATTGTCTATTAATTCATCTTCTATAAGTGACAGAGATGAGTTTTCTAACACAAGTGTATTAACACAAAACACATTGTTTGAGAATG attcaAATGATGGAATTATTTTACCTAAGGCTGGAATTCTTAAAACTGATTGCGATACTTCTAAAAAAACTTTGTGCGCTAAGACATTATTATCTCAGACATCTATACCAACAATGAATG ataaaaaatgtgaaattttgcTACAAGTTTTAATAGAGCAAATAGAGGAAGTAAGTGGAAAATTAGATCATGTTAATATGTCACTTACAAGAgtatatgcaaaattattgccTGAGGATCCAGCACCCATAAAACCTAAAGATTTACCTAATTTACCCCTTAAAAATGAAGAGGCCTTTTAtgcttttgataattttttgaaaaatgatgaTAATTTTCTTGCAACG ATTGACTATTTTGTTCTTTTGATGCCGACTGGAAAAACTAAGGAAACAATACCTGTAGGAAAATTACTAgctaaaatattcttaaattcaCTTGCaagaattgttaattattcagGTTCTGggtctgtaaaaataaaactccaAGACACGAACATTCTCACAGCTattcaat gtGCTATTGTTAAAAAGATTCCGTCGTGTAATATTACACATGTTCAATCAAAAATTTCACGTTGGTTCAGTACAAGTAAccaaagaaaaatgaatacagttgatatgatttaa
- the LOC136998017 gene encoding uncharacterized protein, with amino-acid sequence MDKRQYAVVAFTGEEEEKKGETIAVVPVKWIDKPDDEITDMFWPPKNWPEKKLRLVHIKRAVKNCIDPDIYWPLHKGSVLHLYREYDDAVRGLKKAEDDTLLETEADNAP; translated from the exons ATGGATAAAAGACAA TATGCTGTCGTGGCCTTTACGGgagaggaagaagagaaaaaaggagaaacaaTCGCAGTTGTTCCTGTTAAATGGATTGATAAGCCTGATGATGAGATTACTGATATGTTCTGGCCTCCAAAAAATTGGCCTGAGAAAAAGTTGAGacttgtacatataaaaagagctgttaaaaattgtattgatCCTGACATTTATTGGCCTCTGCATAAAGGATCAGTTCTTCACTTATACC GTGAGTATGATGATGCAGTTAGAGGTTTGAAAAAAGCTGAGGATGACACATTGCTTGAAACAGAGGCAGATAATGCTCCATGA